From Delphinus delphis chromosome X, mDelDel1.2, whole genome shotgun sequence, a single genomic window includes:
- the LOC132417997 gene encoding zinc finger X-linked protein ZXDB-like, with protein MDAEMEIPRLLPARGSRQGGGAGSPGGGGRIHGGPDPRAGQAPARRLLLLRGPQDGGPGRQREVARAASPGPGPSPLVPTPDHAGGGGGGGGGGGGGGGGGGGGGGGGGGGGGGGGGGGGGGGGGGGGGGGGGDDGDDFFFVLLDPVGGDVDSTGASQAAGPLWREEAGLGPRFHGHESGANPEGRPALGPSSLSAIRAPVPALAPIPAPVLGPAAAFAGTVTIHKQNLLLRFENGFLTLATPPPPAWAPGVAPAPQPGGLIAPQAGIPHAAQPGDCPELLPDLLLAERAEPAPAPAPEEEAEGPVAAESPRGPLGPGQGVVLYLCPEAQCGQTFAKKHQLKVHLLTHSSSQGQRPFKCPLGGCGWTFTTSYKLKRHLQSHDKLRPFGCPAEGCGKSFTTVYNLKAHMKGHEQENSFKCEVCEETFPTQAKLSAHQRSHFEPERPYQCAFSGCKKTFITVSALFSHNRAHFREQELFSCSFPGCSKQYDKACRLKIHLRSHTGERPFLCDFEGCGWNFTSMSKLLRHKRKHDDDRRFMCPVEGCGKSFTRAEHLKGHSITHLGTKPFVCPVEGCCARFSARSSLYIHSKKHLQDVDTWKSRCPVSTCNKLFTSKHSMKTHMAKRHNLRQDLLAQLGAANSLTPSSELTSQGQNDLGDAELVSLFSDVPSNSSAAVLDTTLVNSGILTIDVASVNSTLAGNLPVNNNNNSLGQAVDPQTLMATSDLPQSLDTSLFFGTTAAGFQQSPLDTDDVSSLSVGPSGSLSSLTMKTSSQEPQALTPSSKLTVDTDALTPSSTLCENSVSELLPPTKTEWNVHPDSDFFGQEEETQFAFSNPAGNHGSQKETDLITVTGSSFLV; from the coding sequence ATGGACGCGGAGATGGAAATCCCGAGGCTGCTCCCGGCTCGCGGGTCGCGACAGGGCGGCGGCGCTGGCAGCCCCGGGGGCGGCGGCCGGATCCACGGAGGTCCTGACCCGCGGGCCGGCCAGGCCCCCGCGCGCCGCCTCCTGCTGCTCCGGGGCCCCCAAGATGGCGGGCCCGGGCGGCAGCGTGAGGTGGCCCGCGCGGCCTCCCCGGGCCCGGGCCCTAGCCCGTTGGTGCCGACGCCCGATCacgctggcggcggcggcggcggcggcggcggcggcggcggcggcggcggcggcggcggcggcggcggcggcggcggcggcggcggcggcggcggcggcggcggcggcggcggcggcggcggcggcggcggcggcggcggcggcggcggcggcgatgATGGCGATGACTTCTTCTTCGTGCTGCTGGACCCGGTGGGTGGAGACGTAGATTCCACGGGCGCCAGCCAGGCCGCAGGGCCCCTatggagggaggaggctgggctgggcccaCGGTTCCATGGGCACGAAAGCGGCGCGAACCCCGAGGGCCGCCCTGCGCTGGGCCCCAGCTCCCTGTCCGCTATCCGCGCCCCAGTCCCGGCCCTGGCCCCGATTCCCGCCCCAGTCCTGGGCCCCGCCGCGGCCTTCGCGGGCACCGTCACCATTCACAAACAAAACCTGCTGTTGCGCTTCGAGAACGGCTTCCTCACCCTGGCCACGCCCCCGCCGCCAGCCTGGGCGCCTGGGGTCGCCCCTGCCCCGCAGCCCGGGGGTCTGATCGCCCCGCAAGCGGGGATCCCGCACGCCGCGCAGCCTGGGGACTGTCCCGAGCTGCTGCCCGACCTCCTGCTGGCCGAGCGGGCCGAACCCGCGCCCGCCCCAGCGCCCGAGGAGGAGGCGGAGGGCCCGGTTGCTGCTGAGAGTCCCCGCGGGCCGCTAGGCCCGGGCCAGGGCGTGGTGCTGTACCTGTGTCCTGAGGCGCAGTGCGGACAAACCTTTGCCAAGAAGCACCAACTGAAGGTGCACCTGCTGACGCACAGCAGCAGCCAGGGCCAGCGGCCCTTCAAGTGCCCCCTGGGCGGTTGCGGCTGGACCTTCACCACCTCGTACAAGCTCAAGAGGCACCTGCAGTCACACGACAAACTGAGGCCCTTTGGCTGCCCGGCAGAGGGCTGTGGCAAGAGCTTCACCACGGTGTATAACCTCAAAGCACACATGAAGGGCCATGAGCAGGAGAACTCATTCAAATGCGAGGTGTGTGAGGAGACCTTCCCCACGCAGGCCAAACTCAGCGCCCACCAGCGCAGCCACTTCGAGCCTGAGAGACCCTACCAGTGCGCATTTTCGGGCTGCAAGAAGACGTTTATCACAGTGAGTGCCCTGTTTTCCCATAACCGCGCCCACTTCAGGGAACAGGAACTCTTTTCCTGCTCCTTTCCTGGCTGCAGCAAACAGTACGACAAGGCTTGTAGGTTGAAAATTCACCTTCGGAGCCACACTGGTGAGAGACCTTTCCTTTGTGACTTTGAGGGCTGTGGCTGGAACTTCACCAGCATGTCCAAACTCCTTAGGCACAAAAGGAAGCACGACGATGACCGGAGGTTCATGTGTCCTGTAGAAGGCTGTGGGAAATCTTTCACGAGGGCCGAACATCTGAAAGGCCACAGCATAACCCACCTGGGCACAAAGCCTTTTGTGTGCCCCGTGGAAGGCTGCTGTGCCAGGTTCTCTGCTCGCAGTAGTCTCTACATTCACTCCAAGAAACACTTGCAGGATGTGGACACTTGGAAAAGCCGATGCCCAGTCTCCACTTGTAATAAACTCTTCACATCCAAGCACAGCATGAAGACCCACATGGCCAAAAGGCACAACCTGCGCCAGGATCTCTTAGCTCAGCTAGGAGCTGCAAATTCTCTTACGCCCAGCAGTGAACTTACCAGCCAAGGGCAGAATGACCTCGGTGATGCAGAGCTTGTGTCTCTCTTCTCTGATGTGCCCAGTAATAGTTCTGCTGCAGTATTGGACACCACATTGGTGAACTCTGGGATCTTGACTATTGATGTGGCTTCTGTGAACTCAACTCTGGCAGGGAACCTccctgttaataataataataattccttagGGCAGGCGGTGGACCCTCAGACCTTGATGGCCACCAGTGACCTTCCTCAAAGTCTGGATACCTCACTCTTCTTTGGAACGACAGCCGCTGGTTTTCAGCAGAGTCCCTTAGATACGGATGATGTCTCAAGTCTAAGTGTGGGGCCTTCAGGATCTCTGAGCTCTTTGACTATGAAAACCTCGAGTCAAGAGCCCCAAGCTTTGACCCCCAGCAGTAAGCTAACAGTAGACACAGATGCTCTGACTCCTTCGAGCACCCTTTGTGAAAACAGTGTCTCAGAACTACTGCCGCCAACCAAAACGGAATGGAACGTACATCCTGATTCTGACTTCTTTGGACAGGAGGAAGAAACCCAGTTTGCATTCTCCAATCCAGCAGGAAACCATGGGTCTCAGAAAGAAACAGATCTTATCACAGTGACTGGCAGCTCATTTTTGGTATGA